The following DNA comes from Thermodesulfobacteriota bacterium.
AGTATAACTGTTTTTGAACAAAGGCTTATTTCACAGGCCATTACGCCAATTGATTACAAAAATAAAATTACTAGTGGCCATATCCAGCTGAATTTATTCGATTCTTAACCGGACACTAATGGTTTACAGTAATTCTCAAAAATATGTTCCGTTTTAAATGAGGAAACTGTCTGAGTGAATTAGAAATTGTTAAGAAAGAACTTAAGTACAATATTGTTTATTTATTGAAGTAGTTGTCATACCGAAACTAATTATTATAAAGACAGTGAGTTTTTTCTTTACAATTTCTTATAAACGAGTTTTTCATTGTTTAAAACGGAATATATTTTTGAGAAACAGTATAAATCTCTGGTGTTCCTAATTCTATTAAAATTAACGGAACCCCTTAAATAGGTTCTTAAATTATTTTTTATAGGTTATTGAATTTCCGATACGTTTAATTAGTGATAGCGTCGTAAAAAGCTCCATCTACTGCATTTCAGTGTTTTTTCAGATGCTCGAGATAATACCTGTATTGCCTACCACTCCGCCTTTTTATCCCGCTGATTTTTAGCGGGGGTATATGAAGCTTTCTACTTAGCCATTGGTGAACTTTTTATGATTTTATCAATCAGTGGCTATTCATTAGGAAACAATGATATTCCGTAAAGCGGATAATTTTTTATTATTCCATCATGTTTGAAATTCATCAGAGTGGCGCGTGACAATACATCAGGCTGATATTTTTCAGCATATATCTTAAGGCTTTTTTTCTTTTTACTAAAACCGGATTTGACCTCCAGCGGAAATATCTGCTCATGAAGCTGTAAAAGAAAATCAATCTCTGCCGAACTCTTAGCTGTCCAGTAGTATAATTCTTTATGATTATGCGCTTTCAGCTCCTGAGCGACAAAACTTTCAGTAAAAGCACCGTTGTATTCTGAAAACAGACGGTTTTTTTCCATTATCGTTTTCTGTGACAAATCAATCATGGAACCAAGAAGTCCTATGTCAAACAAAAAAATTTTAAATATATTTTCTTCCCTATAACCGCTAAGCGGAATTTTGGGAACTTTTACATTATATGACTTATAAACAAGCCCGGCATCCACCAGCCATTGAAGTGCCTCGGCATAATCCCGTGAACGAGCGTTTTTAGAAATCTGAGAAAACATAAATTTTTTATTTTCTTTAGCCAGTTGACCGGGGATAGCATTCCATATACTGGTAATTTTTATAGCATCCGATTTTGAAGCATATTTTGAGAAATCAAATGCATATGCAGAAAGAATTTCGCTTTGGACTTTCCTTACTTTTTTTAAGTCACCATCCGTTTTGTATTTTAGGATGGCTTCAGGCATACCACCGATAAAAAAATAGAGTCTTAAAAAATCAGTTAAATCGGCGTGAAAACTGGCTTCAATTGGTTGGAAATCCTTTTTATTTTGGAGATAATTACGAAGTTGTGATTTGCCGATACCATTTAGAAATTCTCTAAACGAAAAAGGAAACAGATCAAGAAAATTTACTTTTCCCACAGGAAATGGCGCGGATTGGCCGACTTTGATCCCCAGAAGGGATCCGGCGGATACGATATGGTACTGGTTTGCATTCTCATGGAAATATTTTAGACTGTTTAAAGTTTCTGGTGAATTTTGAATCTCATCAAATATGATCAGGGTCTTTTCAGGGTCAATGTTTGACTCAAGATAAATTGAAAGCTTTTCAATAATTCTATCGGTCTGAATTTTTCCTTGAAAAAAGTCATTCAGATTCGGATCTCCCTCAAAATTAAAATAGGCAACACCGTGATATTCGTTTCTTCCAAATGCATTGAGAATATAAGTTTTTCCTACCTGCCTGGCTCCTTTCAAAATAAGAGGTTTGCGGTCAACATCATTTTTCCATTTAAGCAGCTCATTATATAAATCTCGTTTCATGGATAATCTAATATCAATTAATGTGAAAATTATCAAGATTTATATCATAAAAATGTGAAATATTTTCATTTTTATGCCGGATAAATGTGAAATTATGTACTAAAAGAGATAAAAGCAGGTAAAAAATTGTTTCAGGTAGGGAGATAAAAATTTAGACTATTTCAACCACACCGATATCAGCTTTACTGCGATATCTCTTGCTGTTGGTGGCAATATGGCACGGTTGTTTTTATCGGTAAAAGATCTGATAAACGGGTGGTTTTCAAACTCATCAATAAATATATTATCAATGACAAACTGGGTAAAGCGATCCTCTTTATCGATATGACCCTGCTCGCGTAGTTTTTTTCGATACATGGCGATAGAAAATTTTTTAATCTGCGGTATTACTTTGTCTTTAAAATCTTTTAAATAGGATTTGCTGACACCCATTTCCTCTGCAAGCCAGTGGATGAGGGTATCTTCATCCTGTTGATAGTGTTTTTCGATAAACTGTTTCGCCGCAGGTACTGACATCTGTTCCGATATATAACTGATCAACATCGCAAGAATTTCTTCGTTATGTCGAAAATTAGCAAGCGCATAATTTTGAAACACCACAGGAACTTCATCATTAAGAATGATTTGCAGGATGCTTTTGTCGTTTTGTGAAACCAATGAGGATTTTTGCCGGAGCAAATCGTATTTGCGCTTAATCATAGGAAAAACATCGGTCACGAAAGTGTCTGCATCATTTTTATCAATGCCCAGCTCTTTTGTAAAATAGGCAGGATTTATATTTTTTCCTGCAAAAAAGTGGTCTCTGCTAGTTTTCTCCATAAAACAACAGTCCGGTTATAGTAGTTGTCATACATATGTTCCGTTTTAGCGGACAAGTATACGAGTTATTCATCGTTTAAAACAAAATATATTCATTAGAAACAAACAGTCGTTTTTCAATCTTAAGGTTAAGAAGTTATGGGAACATTCACCGTGTATTTTCCTGCCGGAAGATAGCTTTTGAGAAATTGCGGATTAAGCTCCTTTATTGCTTTAAAGTCAGTGCCAAAAAAATGAGCAAACTCAGTGATATAAATTGTCTTTTTAATGTTTACGTGTATTCTATCGTATTCTTGCGGCTTGTAAGCACGCTCCGGTGGAAAATGATAACCGTATCGGTCAGGATTTTCCATCACTATTTTGATGGCTGCAATCCTGAAAATATATCGTTCGGTTTCCAATGGAAGATTGAGCCTGTAATAATCACTGGTTTTTTGCTCGCGAATGGCTTTTCGGATACGCGTTTCCCCACCATTATATGCAGCAAGAGCCAGTGCCCAGGTGTGGAATTTGCGCTTAAGAAATTTTAAGTACTTAATGGCCGCTTTAGTGGAATGCTCAAAATTCAGTCGTTCATCCACCATATTGTCCTTTCTCAGACCATTACTTCGAGCAGCAAGCCTCATAAACTGCCACATCCCTTTTGCCCCTTTACGTGATCGAGAATAGGTCAGCAATGCGCTTTCCGCCACGGCAATGTACTTTAAGTCCATGGGCATATCTGCTTCGGAGAGCTTTTTTTCAATATAGGGGAAGTATCTCCCGGCCCGTTTCAAATACATAAAAACCTGCGCACGATCCCACACCGTTATATTAAATTCCCGATCCAGCATTTCCCATACCTGAGGATTCTCCAGAGGTATCATTTCGCCGCAGAGAGATAAAGTTTTCGGCAAGGAAAAATCTTGAACCGTCGGTAAAGCAGCGGCAGTCTCCGGTATTTTTACATCAGGCCCTATAATATCGCCGTAAACCATGTTATTACATGAAAAAGCGGCAATTAAACCAGCGGCGAAGAAAAAACCGGAAAATAATATCATCTTGATTTTCTTATTCATAACCTAACCCTCTTGTCTCTTCTTCAGCAATTTTCTGTATTATTACGGGTAAAGCAACCTTCTGGGAAATGAATACCACACCTTTCCTGCAGACAAATCGGAGGTGATCTAATATATTTTACAAAGAGGAAAAAATGGTGTGATCCTCTGGACAATTTGCCGGATGTCCCAAGGATTAAGCTGCTACGTCTTATGAGTCCTTTTGACTATATACTTTTTTATCCTGTTGCCATCCATCTCCTTTACCGTAACGGTAAAACCCCCCATTTGGATCTCTTCTTTCTCCAGGGGAATTCTTTCAATCTGGCCAAGAACATACCCGGAAAAAGTATCATATTCCTTTTTATCCGGTATATTCATATGTATCTTCTGGTTCACCTCATCAATATCAGTCTTGCCCAAAACAATCCATTCATCTTTTTTTATCGGTTTAATAAGTGGTTCATATTTATCTGTTTCATCGCTTATTTCTCCGACTATTTCTTCAAGCGCATCTTCCAGTGTGATCAGGCCGGATACACCTCCGTGTTCATCTACCACAATCGCTAAATGGTCTTTCCTTTTTTTGAACTGGTGAAGAAGTGAATCGAGTTTAACGTATTCCGGAATAAAATAAGGCCTGCGCATGATTTTTCTGA
Coding sequences within:
- a CDS encoding ATP-binding protein, with protein sequence MKRDLYNELLKWKNDVDRKPLILKGARQVGKTYILNAFGRNEYHGVAYFNFEGDPNLNDFFQGKIQTDRIIEKLSIYLESNIDPEKTLIIFDEIQNSPETLNSLKYFHENANQYHIVSAGSLLGIKVGQSAPFPVGKVNFLDLFPFSFREFLNGIGKSQLRNYLQNKKDFQPIEASFHADLTDFLRLYFFIGGMPEAILKYKTDGDLKKVRKVQSEILSAYAFDFSKYASKSDAIKITSIWNAIPGQLAKENKKFMFSQISKNARSRDYAEALQWLVDAGLVYKSYNVKVPKIPLSGYREENIFKIFLFDIGLLGSMIDLSQKTIMEKNRLFSEYNGAFTESFVAQELKAHNHKELYYWTAKSSAEIDFLLQLHEQIFPLEVKSGFSKKKKSLKIYAEKYQPDVLSRATLMNFKHDGIIKNYPLYGISLFPNE
- a CDS encoding lytic transglycosylase domain-containing protein; translated protein: MNKKIKMILFSGFFFAAGLIAAFSCNNMVYGDIIGPDVKIPETAAALPTVQDFSLPKTLSLCGEMIPLENPQVWEMLDREFNITVWDRAQVFMYLKRAGRYFPYIEKKLSEADMPMDLKYIAVAESALLTYSRSRKGAKGMWQFMRLAARSNGLRKDNMVDERLNFEHSTKAAIKYLKFLKRKFHTWALALAAYNGGETRIRKAIREQKTSDYYRLNLPLETERYIFRIAAIKIVMENPDRYGYHFPPERAYKPQEYDRIHVNIKKTIYITEFAHFFGTDFKAIKELNPQFLKSYLPAGKYTVNVPITS